In Populus nigra chromosome 10, ddPopNigr1.1, whole genome shotgun sequence, the following proteins share a genomic window:
- the LOC133704673 gene encoding large ribosomal subunit protein uL22y-like has protein sequence MVKYSREPDNPTKSCKARGGDLRVHFKNTREAAFALRKLPLAKAKRYLEDVLAHKQAIPFRRFCGGVGRTAQAKNRHSNGQGRWPAKSARFILDLLKNAESNAEVKGLDVDALYISHIQVNQAQKQRRRTYRAHGRINPYMSSPCHIELVLSEKEEPVKKEPETQIATSKSKKSQASS, from the exons ATG gtGAAGTACTCTAGAGAGCCTGATAATCCCACTAAGT CCTGCAAAGCAAGGGGAGGTGACCTCAGAGTTCATTTTAAG AATACAAGGGAGGCAGCTTTTGCTTTGAGGAAGTTGCCTTTGGCCAAGGCCAAGAGGTACCTGGAAGATGTCCTGGCTCACAAGCAGGCCATTCCATTCCGACGTTTCTGTGGTGGAGTTGGGCGAACTGCTCAAGCAAAGAACAGGCACTCAAACGGCCAAGGACGCTGGCCTGCCAAGTCTGCAAGGTTCATCCTGGACTTGCTCAAGAATGCTGAGAGCAACGCCGAG GTCAAGGGTTTGGATGTGGATGCACTCTACATATCTCACATCCAGGTGAATCAGGCACAGAAGCAGAGGCGTCGTACATATAGGGCACATGGAAGAATTAATC CTTACATGTCCAGCCCTTGCCACATTGAGTTGGTTTTGTCTGAGAAGGAAGAGCCAGTTAAGAAAGAG CCTGAGACCCAGATAGCAACCAGCAAATCAAAGAAGTCGCAAGCTTCTTCTTGA